The following proteins come from a genomic window of Pyxidicoccus sp. MSG2:
- a CDS encoding FHA domain-containing protein produces MSNGSPPARRRPTSGTPSGGGSPSGGTGSRPAARRPSTGAARPAPASASPRLVCVAGPKAGEEFPLEDGEYVIGRATDNPICIPDTSVSRKHVMVRKVGTGWAVSDLGSGNGTMVNGDVIGDETPLANSDVITLGDTELRFEDVANSTMNISAPPSGSRPRPSSSGSGGRPGVPPRPPPRTEGGRVRSSRATAATPASPEEQKKKMRIKLAAAGVVVVLFAGLGLVRMNVNRQQAVELAKAMEGKARRDALSALFQDAKNLVREGKWIEAQAKLEELQAQAPDYPGVTDYLGHAEREIPIQRSLEEARAALAKNELGKASAALAKTGKTQFLDEPVRQLKRDLSAAAGKRTVAARAALDSSQYDEAKAITDDVLVAVPDYRDANLINEAAAQAIAQRDAPRPVIQGPAPKPWEPAVDRFRDGDTSGAVAILNACLARTPQCKKLLGQINEFSNLYKKLEDLDAKSLTKLLALDKDITDGRPSKMARNAGTRAATIFYKGASAAKAAGQWGRAMEYARRALQADPGHAGATNIISEMKTKAKDLYLSAYSIKDASPEEALPKFKDVVAMTPPDDEYHQKAQTWVEKLSR; encoded by the coding sequence ATGTCGAACGGTTCCCCTCCGGCGCGTCGCAGGCCCACTTCCGGAACGCCTTCCGGCGGCGGGTCGCCCTCGGGAGGCACCGGGTCCCGCCCGGCCGCGCGCAGGCCGTCCACTGGCGCGGCCCGGCCCGCTCCCGCGTCCGCCAGCCCCCGGCTCGTGTGTGTCGCCGGCCCCAAGGCGGGTGAGGAGTTCCCCCTGGAGGACGGCGAGTACGTCATCGGCCGCGCCACCGACAACCCCATCTGCATCCCCGACACGTCCGTGTCCCGCAAGCACGTCATGGTGCGCAAGGTGGGCACGGGCTGGGCGGTGAGTGATCTGGGCTCCGGCAACGGAACGATGGTCAACGGCGACGTCATCGGCGACGAGACGCCCCTGGCCAACAGCGACGTCATCACCCTGGGGGACACGGAGCTGCGCTTCGAGGACGTGGCCAACTCCACGATGAACATTTCCGCGCCTCCCAGCGGCTCGCGGCCCCGGCCCTCCAGTTCCGGCTCCGGAGGCCGGCCCGGGGTGCCGCCCCGCCCGCCGCCGCGCACCGAGGGTGGGCGCGTGCGCAGCTCGCGAGCCACGGCCGCCACGCCGGCCAGTCCCGAAGAGCAGAAGAAGAAGATGCGCATCAAGCTGGCCGCGGCCGGCGTGGTGGTGGTGCTGTTCGCCGGCCTGGGGCTGGTGCGGATGAACGTCAACCGCCAGCAGGCCGTGGAGCTGGCGAAGGCCATGGAGGGCAAGGCCCGGCGGGATGCGCTCAGCGCGCTGTTCCAGGACGCGAAGAACCTGGTGCGCGAGGGCAAGTGGATTGAAGCGCAGGCGAAGCTGGAGGAGCTCCAGGCGCAGGCGCCGGACTACCCGGGCGTGACGGACTACCTCGGGCACGCGGAGCGGGAGATTCCCATCCAGCGCAGCCTGGAAGAGGCGCGGGCGGCGCTCGCGAAGAACGAGCTGGGCAAGGCCTCGGCCGCGCTGGCGAAGACGGGCAAGACGCAGTTCCTCGACGAGCCGGTGCGCCAGCTGAAGCGGGACCTGTCGGCCGCGGCCGGCAAGCGCACGGTGGCGGCGCGAGCGGCGCTGGACAGCAGCCAGTATGACGAGGCCAAGGCCATCACCGACGACGTGCTGGTGGCCGTGCCCGACTACCGCGACGCGAATCTCATCAACGAGGCGGCGGCGCAGGCCATCGCCCAGCGCGACGCGCCGCGGCCCGTCATCCAGGGCCCCGCGCCCAAGCCGTGGGAGCCGGCCGTGGACCGGTTCCGCGACGGTGACACGTCCGGCGCGGTGGCCATCCTCAACGCGTGCCTGGCCCGCACGCCCCAGTGCAAGAAGCTGCTCGGGCAGATCAACGAGTTCAGCAACCTCTACAAGAAGCTGGAGGACCTGGATGCCAAGTCGCTGACGAAGCTGCTGGCGCTGGACAAGGACATCACCGACGGCCGGCCCAGCAAGATGGCGCGCAACGCGGGCACGCGCGCGGCCACCATCTTCTACAAGGGCGCCAGCGCGGCGAAGGCGGCGGGCCAGTGGGGCCGCGCCATGGAGTACGCGCGCCGCGCGCTGCAGGCCGACCCGGGCCATGCCGGTGCCACCAACATCATCAGCGAGATGAAGACCAAGGCGAAGGACCTGTACCTCTCCGCCTACTCCATCAAGGACGCCTCCCCCGAGGAGGCGCTGCCCAAGTTCAAGGACGTGGTGGCCATGACGCCGCCCGACGACGAGTACCACCAGAAGGCGCAGACCTGGGTCGAGAAGCTCTCGCGATGA
- a CDS encoding 1-deoxy-D-xylulose-5-phosphate synthase, which produces MAGVLARIASPSDVRALPEAELPALCEELREDIISLCGRVGGHLGASLGAVELIVALHRVFHSPTDALLFDVGHQAYAHKLLTGRRERMHTLRQAGGLAPFLDPRESPHDALLAGHSCTAVSAALGMLEGRRVLGRRGHVVAVLGDGGLTGGLTFEGLNNAGGSHLPLVVVLNDNQMSISANVGAIPALLRTRGARAFFEGLGFTYVGPVDGHELGALVHALREAKASSRPVVVHALTLKGKGFPPAEADAQTRGHAMGPYEWRDGKLVRSRKGQQTFSEAFAAVLEDAMAKDSRVVAVTPAMLEGSALNELKARFPDRVHDVGIAEQHAVTFSAGLAAAGARPVCAIYSTFLQRAYDQIIHDVCLPGLPVVFAVDRAGLVGADGATHQGTYDVASLRPLPGLQLWSPMVGEDLAPMLDTALAAPHPSVLRFPRGTLPPLPSDVHPGEAPLAGARWLRRAARPRLTLVTLGPLGIAALEAARSEPGWSVLDARCASPLDEAALLEAAACGHVVVVEEGTTRGGLGGAVLELYAARGVTARVRLVGLPDAFVPHGDARVQRTELGLDAAGLLRAGRELLEGGGR; this is translated from the coding sequence ATGGCGGGGGTGCTGGCACGCATCGCCTCGCCCTCGGACGTGCGGGCGCTTCCGGAGGCGGAGCTGCCGGCGCTGTGCGAGGAGCTGCGTGAGGACATCATCTCCCTCTGCGGCCGCGTGGGTGGCCACCTGGGCGCGTCCCTGGGCGCGGTGGAGCTCATCGTCGCGTTGCACCGGGTGTTCCACTCGCCGACGGACGCGCTCCTCTTCGACGTGGGTCACCAGGCGTACGCGCACAAGCTGCTCACCGGGCGGCGCGAGCGCATGCACACGCTGCGGCAGGCCGGGGGGCTCGCGCCATTCCTGGACCCGCGTGAGAGTCCCCACGACGCGCTGCTGGCCGGCCACTCGTGCACGGCGGTGTCCGCGGCCCTGGGGATGCTGGAGGGGCGCCGTGTGCTGGGCAGGCGCGGGCACGTGGTGGCGGTGCTGGGCGACGGCGGGCTCACCGGCGGGCTCACCTTCGAGGGGCTCAACAACGCGGGGGGCAGCCACCTGCCGCTGGTGGTGGTGCTCAACGACAACCAGATGTCCATCAGCGCCAACGTGGGCGCGATTCCGGCGCTGCTGCGCACCCGCGGCGCGCGCGCCTTCTTCGAGGGGCTGGGCTTCACCTACGTGGGGCCGGTGGACGGGCATGAGCTGGGCGCGCTGGTGCACGCGCTGCGCGAGGCGAAGGCGTCCTCGCGCCCCGTCGTCGTGCACGCGCTGACGCTCAAGGGAAAGGGCTTCCCGCCGGCGGAGGCGGACGCGCAGACGCGCGGTCATGCCATGGGCCCGTACGAGTGGCGCGACGGCAAGCTGGTGCGCTCGCGCAAGGGACAGCAGACCTTCAGCGAGGCCTTCGCGGCGGTGCTGGAGGACGCCATGGCGAAGGACTCGCGCGTGGTGGCGGTGACGCCGGCGATGCTGGAGGGCTCGGCGCTCAACGAATTGAAGGCGCGCTTCCCGGACCGGGTGCACGACGTGGGCATCGCCGAGCAGCACGCCGTCACCTTCAGCGCGGGGCTGGCCGCCGCGGGCGCGCGTCCCGTGTGCGCCATCTATTCGACGTTCCTCCAGCGTGCGTACGACCAGATCATCCACGACGTGTGCCTGCCGGGCCTGCCCGTCGTCTTCGCGGTGGACCGCGCGGGGCTGGTGGGCGCGGACGGCGCCACGCACCAGGGCACCTACGACGTGGCGTCGCTGCGCCCGCTGCCCGGCCTGCAGCTGTGGTCGCCCATGGTGGGCGAGGACCTGGCGCCCATGCTGGACACCGCGCTGGCGGCGCCGCACCCCTCCGTCCTCCGCTTCCCGCGCGGCACGTTGCCGCCGCTGCCTTCGGACGTGCACCCCGGCGAGGCTCCGCTGGCGGGCGCGCGGTGGCTGCGCCGCGCCGCGCGCCCCCGGCTGACGCTGGTGACGCTGGGGCCGCTGGGAATCGCGGCGCTGGAGGCCGCGAGGAGCGAGCCGGGCTGGAGCGTGCTGGACGCGCGCTGCGCCTCGCCCCTGGACGAGGCCGCGCTGCTGGAGGCCGCCGCGTGCGGCCACGTGGTGGTGGTGGAGGAGGGCACCACGCGCGGTGGGCTGGGCGGCGCGGTGCTGGAGCTCTACGCGGCGCGCGGAGTCACGGCGAGGGTGCGCCTGGTGGGCCTGCCGGACGCCTTCGTTCCGCACGGCGACGCGCGCGTGCAGCGCACGGAGCTGGGCCTGGACGCGGCGGGCCTGCTCAGGGCGGGCCGTGAGCTGCTGGAAGGAGGCGGGCGGTGA
- a CDS encoding response regulator → MAKPKITIVDDDRDTRELLAAALEDEGFDVTMAANGLRLIASLQLHRPHAILLDVNMSWIDGFELCRAVKKNEHFREIPVVFISGRGDPEDKRHGMEVGAADYFVKPLDMDKLVKRIRELVATQAP, encoded by the coding sequence ATGGCGAAGCCGAAGATCACCATCGTCGATGACGACCGCGACACGCGGGAGCTGCTGGCGGCGGCCCTGGAGGACGAGGGCTTCGACGTCACCATGGCCGCCAACGGTCTGCGGCTCATCGCCTCGCTCCAACTGCACCGGCCGCACGCCATCCTCCTGGACGTGAATATGTCCTGGATTGATGGTTTCGAGCTGTGCCGGGCGGTGAAGAAGAACGAACACTTCCGGGAAATCCCCGTCGTCTTCATCAGCGGACGCGGGGACCCCGAGGACAAGCGGCACGGCATGGAGGTCGGCGCCGCGGACTACTTCGTCAAGCCGCTGGACATGGACAAGCTCGTCAAGCGCATCCGCGAGCTCGTGGCCACGCAGGCCCCCTAG
- the xseB gene encoding exodeoxyribonuclease VII small subunit: MAKSKADKVAAEAEVPEQYGDVVTRLEETVGRLESGNLSLEDSLKAFEEGIKLVRRGEKLLTEAEQRIEQLLLDEDGKDVVAPLSVSARPAAPAATRAPAAPAPRPPPEDDVPF; this comes from the coding sequence GTGGCGAAGTCCAAGGCGGACAAGGTGGCGGCGGAGGCCGAGGTTCCCGAGCAGTACGGGGACGTGGTGACGCGACTCGAGGAGACGGTGGGCCGGCTGGAGAGCGGCAACCTGTCCCTGGAGGACTCGCTCAAGGCCTTCGAAGAGGGCATCAAGCTCGTGCGCCGCGGCGAGAAGCTCCTCACCGAGGCGGAGCAGCGAATCGAGCAGCTGCTCCTGGACGAGGACGGCAAGGACGTGGTGGCACCCCTGTCGGTGTCGGCGCGTCCGGCCGCACCCGCGGCCACCCGGGCGCCTGCTGCGCCTGCTCCCCGGCCTCCCCCGGAGGATGACGTCCCGTTCTAG
- a CDS encoding type II secretion system F family protein yields the protein MDVLTQVLVGSSALLFAGAIGFLGLGLYQTLLERFLSEVRDESAGGVKGAGGVAIRRLGSMNRRIMWPSYEAKARRNLIKAGEPQGYKPEDIMALQEVSSVVGLLMGLFILNGTGQNLGWSLLFMLFGAYYPLMWLNDQVKKRHLQISRALPYNLDLLTLSVEAGLDFTAALAKVVEKGKQGPLREELQLVLKQLKMGKTREEAMKSMIVRVDLPSLTTFVTALIQADKMGTSLGKVLRIQSTQMRIDRTQRAEKLAGEAPVKMLFPLIACIFPTVFMVLFGPIVFQFFFGELA from the coding sequence GTGGATGTCCTGACGCAAGTGCTGGTCGGCAGCTCGGCGCTGCTCTTCGCGGGGGCCATCGGGTTCCTCGGCCTGGGCCTGTACCAGACGCTCCTCGAGCGCTTCCTCTCCGAGGTGCGCGACGAGTCAGCCGGTGGCGTGAAGGGCGCGGGTGGCGTGGCCATCCGCCGCCTGGGCTCCATGAACCGCCGCATCATGTGGCCGAGCTACGAGGCCAAGGCGCGCCGCAACCTCATCAAGGCCGGTGAGCCGCAGGGCTACAAGCCCGAGGACATCATGGCGCTGCAGGAGGTGAGCTCCGTGGTGGGCCTGCTGATGGGCCTGTTCATCCTCAACGGCACGGGGCAGAACCTGGGCTGGTCGCTCCTCTTCATGCTCTTCGGCGCGTACTACCCGCTGATGTGGCTGAACGACCAGGTGAAGAAGCGCCACCTGCAGATCAGCCGCGCGCTGCCCTACAACCTGGACCTGCTGACGCTGTCGGTGGAAGCGGGCCTGGACTTCACCGCGGCGCTGGCGAAGGTGGTGGAGAAGGGCAAGCAGGGCCCGCTGCGCGAGGAGCTGCAGCTGGTGCTCAAGCAGCTGAAGATGGGCAAGACGCGTGAAGAGGCGATGAAGAGCATGATCGTCCGCGTGGACCTGCCGTCGCTGACGACGTTCGTCACCGCGCTCATCCAGGCGGACAAGATGGGCACCAGCCTGGGCAAGGTGCTGCGCATCCAGTCCACGCAGATGCGCATCGACCGCACCCAGCGCGCGGAGAAGCTGGCCGGCGAGGCCCCGGTGAAGATGCTCTTCCCGCTCATCGCCTGCATCTTCCCGACGGTGTTCATGGTGCTGTTCGGGCCCATCGTGTTCCAGTTCTTCTTCGGTGAGCTGGCCTGA
- a CDS encoding FHA domain-containing protein — protein MSWPEGCALPIRLTITKGLQEGRELVFEQAEVKIGRTSENDLVLHDHGVSRRHARIIERAGLYFAADVGSSNGTSLNGTLLPGEQQLRDGDRITVGPVEFTFVWVPPDGDEDATRPIRRTAALGGPLDGPADVLPTAKLPAVSAQRPADPPPPVALEKAQASSVPARPAPGAEGMTAAERARRRRELAGSGGGQLAVWWGELSRGARGVVGLAMALVLASGLGALGWVFLPHGGKAGRGGPEPVLLGVDVVPDSFGLGEGVQWERPDQKSFDFQFVTPTRAVALLHYQASGISKEEVALVLNGANLGWVPPDTASAMERELEFILPIISLKRNDQNTVVFDNVRNPPGNESWRVWNLRLEIIPVPELSPDELVAKARQYAVAGSRFYETKAIGSENLFKAWQQYRFAWLTLEALDEKPDLYQDVRFQLGQVSAELDHKCSQLMLDFQRSVQFRNAKKARAALQEVGRRFPTAEHRCHNRALELAYEHEL, from the coding sequence GTGAGCTGGCCTGAGGGTTGTGCCCTGCCTATCCGTCTGACCATCACCAAGGGGCTCCAGGAGGGACGGGAGCTCGTCTTCGAGCAGGCCGAGGTGAAGATCGGCCGCACCTCGGAGAACGACCTGGTGCTGCACGACCACGGCGTCTCCCGTCGGCACGCGCGCATCATCGAGCGCGCGGGGCTGTACTTCGCCGCGGACGTGGGCAGCTCCAACGGTACCTCCCTCAACGGCACGCTGCTCCCGGGTGAGCAGCAGCTGAGGGACGGGGACCGCATCACCGTGGGCCCCGTGGAGTTCACCTTCGTCTGGGTACCCCCCGACGGGGACGAGGACGCCACCCGCCCCATCCGCCGCACCGCGGCGCTGGGGGGCCCGCTGGACGGCCCGGCCGACGTCCTGCCCACGGCGAAGCTCCCCGCCGTCTCCGCGCAGCGTCCCGCGGACCCGCCGCCCCCGGTGGCCCTGGAGAAGGCGCAAGCCAGCTCCGTGCCCGCGCGCCCGGCGCCCGGCGCCGAGGGGATGACGGCCGCCGAGCGCGCCCGCCGCCGCCGCGAGCTGGCTGGCAGCGGCGGTGGGCAGCTGGCGGTGTGGTGGGGCGAGCTGTCGCGCGGGGCCCGGGGGGTGGTGGGCCTGGCCATGGCGCTGGTGCTGGCGAGCGGCCTGGGCGCACTGGGCTGGGTGTTCCTGCCCCACGGCGGAAAGGCCGGCAGGGGTGGGCCGGAGCCGGTGTTGCTCGGGGTGGACGTGGTGCCGGACTCGTTCGGCCTGGGGGAGGGCGTGCAGTGGGAGCGCCCGGACCAGAAGTCGTTCGACTTCCAGTTCGTCACGCCCACGCGGGCGGTGGCGCTGCTGCACTACCAGGCCAGCGGCATCTCCAAGGAGGAGGTGGCGCTGGTGCTCAACGGGGCCAACCTCGGGTGGGTGCCCCCGGACACGGCCAGCGCCATGGAGCGGGAGCTGGAGTTCATCCTCCCCATCATTTCGCTGAAGCGGAATGACCAGAACACCGTCGTCTTCGACAACGTGCGCAACCCGCCCGGCAACGAGTCGTGGCGGGTGTGGAACCTGCGCCTGGAAATCATCCCCGTGCCGGAGCTGTCCCCCGACGAGCTGGTGGCGAAGGCGCGCCAGTACGCGGTGGCCGGCTCCCGGTTCTACGAGACGAAGGCCATCGGCTCGGAGAACCTCTTCAAGGCCTGGCAGCAGTACCGCTTCGCGTGGCTCACCCTGGAGGCCCTGGACGAGAAGCCGGACCTGTACCAGGACGTACGCTTCCAGCTCGGTCAGGTGTCAGCCGAGCTCGACCACAAGTGCAGCCAGCTGATGCTCGATTTCCAACGCAGCGTACAGTTCCGGAACGCGAAGAAGGCCCGGGCGGCCCTGCAAGAAGTCGGCAGGCGCTTCCCTACAGCCGAGCATCGCTGCCACAATCGGGCGCTGGAGTTGGCTTACGAGCACGAGCTGTAA
- a CDS encoding TlyA family RNA methyltransferase → MKPRKERVDVLVVERGLAESRTKAQALILAGQVVVDDQRVDKPGSLVPVEAELRLKGEVLPYVSRGGLKLKAAMDRFGLDVSGRVCADIGASTGGFTDCLLQHGATRVHAIDVGYGQLHEKLRKDPRVRSRERVNARYLTDEDLPEKVGTIVIDVSFISLTQVLPSVLTFLEPGGLLVALVKPQFEVGPERVGKGGVVRDAAARQDAIDTVTAFVREQGLTVRGVMDSPVPGPAGNVEALLVADRP, encoded by the coding sequence GTGAAGCCTCGCAAGGAGCGGGTGGACGTGCTGGTGGTGGAGCGCGGGCTGGCGGAGTCGCGCACCAAGGCGCAGGCGCTCATCCTGGCCGGGCAGGTGGTGGTGGATGACCAGCGCGTGGACAAGCCCGGCTCGCTGGTGCCGGTGGAGGCGGAGCTGCGCCTCAAGGGCGAGGTGCTGCCGTACGTCTCGCGCGGCGGGCTGAAGCTGAAGGCGGCCATGGACCGCTTCGGGCTCGACGTGAGCGGCCGGGTGTGCGCGGACATCGGCGCCAGCACCGGCGGCTTCACGGACTGCCTGCTCCAGCACGGCGCCACGCGCGTGCACGCCATCGACGTGGGCTATGGCCAGCTCCACGAGAAGCTGCGCAAGGACCCGCGCGTGCGCTCGCGCGAGCGCGTCAACGCGCGCTACCTCACCGACGAGGACCTGCCGGAGAAGGTGGGCACCATCGTCATCGACGTGAGCTTCATCTCGCTCACCCAGGTGCTGCCCTCGGTGCTCACCTTCCTGGAGCCGGGCGGCCTGCTGGTGGCGCTGGTGAAGCCCCAGTTCGAGGTGGGCCCCGAGCGCGTGGGCAAGGGCGGCGTGGTGCGAGACGCCGCCGCCCGCCAGGACGCCATCGACACGGTGACGGCCTTCGTGCGCGAGCAGGGCCTCACCGTGCGTGGGGTGATGGACTCGCCGGTGCCCGGGCCCGCCGGCAACGTGGAGGCACTCCTCGTCGCCGACAGGCCCTGA
- a CDS encoding polyprenyl synthetase family protein, with product MPSFDLDSFLGAQQARVEALLRERADRLVSSGAPPKLAEAMRYSLLAGGKRLRPVLCLAFADTVARASNASAVSGDAACALEYVHTYSLVHDDLPAMDDDDYRRGRLTNHKVYGEAMAILAGDALLTEAFTLVASGPEPVRAALCRELAVAAGAAGMVGGQVLDIAEDRPSALDYLVRLHRLKTGALIRAACRMGVLAGGGDADALARADSYGDAVGLAFQIADDVLDVTATPEQLGKPAGADAAAGRFTFPAVVGLEASKRMAEEKVAQAMAAVRPLEGADGPLAALARYSVERKS from the coding sequence TTGCCATCTTTCGACTTGGACTCCTTCCTGGGCGCCCAGCAGGCGCGGGTGGAGGCACTGCTGCGCGAGCGCGCGGACCGCCTCGTGTCGTCCGGTGCCCCGCCGAAGCTGGCGGAGGCCATGCGCTACTCGCTGCTGGCCGGCGGCAAGCGCCTGCGCCCGGTGCTGTGCCTGGCCTTCGCGGACACGGTGGCCCGCGCCAGCAACGCCTCCGCCGTGTCGGGCGACGCGGCGTGCGCGCTGGAGTACGTGCACACGTACTCGCTGGTGCATGACGACCTGCCGGCCATGGACGACGACGACTATCGCCGGGGCCGGCTCACCAACCACAAGGTGTACGGCGAGGCGATGGCCATCCTCGCGGGTGACGCGCTGCTGACGGAGGCCTTCACGTTGGTGGCCTCGGGGCCGGAGCCGGTGCGCGCCGCGCTCTGCCGCGAGCTGGCGGTGGCGGCGGGCGCGGCGGGCATGGTGGGCGGGCAGGTGCTGGACATCGCCGAGGACCGGCCGTCCGCGCTGGACTACCTCGTCCGGTTGCACCGCCTGAAGACGGGCGCGCTCATCCGCGCCGCGTGCCGCATGGGCGTGCTGGCCGGAGGCGGGGACGCGGACGCGCTGGCCCGCGCGGACAGCTATGGCGACGCGGTGGGGCTGGCCTTCCAGATTGCCGACGACGTGCTGGACGTGACGGCCACGCCGGAGCAATTGGGCAAGCCGGCGGGCGCGGACGCGGCGGCGGGGCGCTTCACCTTCCCGGCGGTGGTGGGGCTGGAGGCGTCGAAGCGCATGGCGGAGGAGAAGGTGGCTCAGGCCATGGCGGCGGTGCGTCCCCTCGAAGGGGCGGACGGGCCGCTCGCGGCGCTGGCGCGGTACTCCGTGGAGCGGAAGTCCTGA
- the xseA gene encoding exodeoxyribonuclease VII large subunit, whose protein sequence is MKKSRGGPPPTVVPPGLQGDLFGASVTPPAPPAPSEEARPQARVVAMPRRPPPPPPPVDADGTALLGPLEGAPPPPPKPERSVLTVGELTRQLKQTLESRFARVIVRGEVTGFRGPNARGHWYFSLKDPSAAIDAKVWASLAGRLRFMLRDGMEVVAEGSVDLYEPQGRYSLIVQRMEPVGEGALALAFEQLKERLAAEGLIGDRRVRAPRPLPFLPRRIGIVTSRTGAALQDFLRVLHSRNPRQSVLLADARVQGEGSAVEVARAIERLSRTDVDVIVVTRGGGSVEDLWTFNEELVARAIFASPVPVVSAIGHEIDFTISDFVADWRAPTPSAAAERLAPVLADLELTLATQAGRLRRAMERRVLELREELGQLSAQLEDPRRAINHQRLHLSEQVEAMMRVLRPAVREHRDGLRALSERLQRARPQARLGEQRAHLLKLAMRLSEAARSGVASRQAALAAAHLGLERASPAARVARERARLAAHRARLLALQQAALADAQRRFQRLEGRLDALSPLKVMSRGYSVVFRQRDGAVVRTSTDVQVGERLGIKLAVNGAKTLGGCEEVEATVTGVKGPVDC, encoded by the coding sequence ATGAAGAAGTCCAGGGGCGGCCCGCCGCCGACAGTCGTTCCTCCCGGCCTGCAGGGGGATTTGTTCGGCGCGTCCGTCACGCCTCCGGCCCCCCCGGCGCCCTCCGAGGAGGCCCGGCCCCAGGCGCGCGTGGTGGCCATGCCCCGCAGGCCTCCGCCCCCGCCTCCGCCCGTGGACGCGGACGGCACGGCGCTGCTGGGGCCGCTGGAGGGTGCGCCTCCGCCGCCGCCGAAGCCGGAGCGCTCGGTGCTGACGGTGGGCGAGCTGACGCGGCAGTTGAAGCAGACGCTGGAGTCGCGCTTCGCGCGCGTCATCGTGCGCGGCGAGGTGACGGGCTTTCGTGGGCCCAACGCGCGCGGGCACTGGTACTTCTCGCTGAAGGACCCGTCCGCCGCCATCGACGCGAAGGTGTGGGCGTCCCTGGCGGGCCGGCTGCGCTTCATGCTCCGCGACGGCATGGAGGTGGTGGCCGAGGGCAGCGTCGACCTCTACGAGCCGCAGGGGCGCTACAGCCTCATCGTCCAGCGGATGGAGCCGGTGGGGGAGGGCGCGCTGGCGCTCGCCTTCGAGCAGCTCAAGGAGCGGCTCGCGGCGGAAGGGCTCATCGGCGACCGGCGCGTGCGCGCGCCGCGCCCGCTGCCCTTCTTGCCCCGGCGCATCGGCATCGTCACCAGCCGCACCGGCGCGGCGCTCCAGGACTTCCTGCGCGTGCTGCACTCGCGCAACCCGCGGCAGAGCGTGCTGCTGGCGGACGCGCGCGTGCAGGGCGAGGGCTCCGCGGTGGAGGTGGCCCGGGCCATTGAGCGGCTGTCGCGCACGGACGTGGACGTCATCGTGGTGACGCGCGGCGGAGGCTCCGTGGAGGACCTCTGGACGTTCAACGAGGAGCTGGTGGCGCGCGCCATCTTCGCCTCGCCGGTGCCGGTGGTGTCGGCCATCGGTCACGAAATCGACTTCACCATCTCCGACTTCGTGGCGGACTGGCGGGCGCCCACGCCCAGCGCGGCGGCGGAGCGGCTGGCGCCGGTGCTGGCGGACCTGGAGCTGACGCTGGCCACGCAGGCCGGGCGGCTGCGGCGCGCCATGGAGCGACGGGTGCTGGAGCTGCGCGAGGAGCTGGGCCAGCTCTCCGCGCAACTGGAAGACCCGCGGCGCGCCATCAACCACCAGCGGCTGCACCTGTCCGAGCAGGTGGAGGCGATGATGCGCGTGCTGCGGCCCGCGGTGCGTGAGCACCGGGACGGCCTGCGCGCGCTGTCCGAGCGCCTGCAGCGGGCGCGGCCCCAGGCGCGGCTGGGCGAGCAGCGGGCCCACCTCCTGAAGCTGGCGATGCGGCTGTCGGAGGCGGCGCGCTCGGGTGTGGCGTCCCGGCAGGCGGCGCTGGCGGCGGCACACCTGGGGCTGGAGCGGGCCTCACCGGCGGCGCGGGTGGCGAGGGAGCGTGCCCGGCTGGCCGCGCACCGGGCGCGGTTGCTGGCGCTCCAGCAGGCAGCCCTGGCGGATGCGCAGAGGCGTTTCCAGCGTCTGGAGGGACGGTTGGACGCGCTGAGTCCGCTGAAGGTCATGTCGCGCGGGTACTCGGTGGTCTTCCGCCAGCGGGACGGCGCGGTGGTGCGCACCAGCACCGACGTACAGGTGGGAGAGCGGCTGGGCATCAAACTCGCGGTGAACGGGGCGAAGACGCTGGGCGGGTGTGAGGAAGTCGAAGCCACCGTCACGGGCGTGAAAGGGCCGGTGGACTGCTAA